In Rhodamnia argentea isolate NSW1041297 chromosome 1, ASM2092103v1, whole genome shotgun sequence, the genomic window GCTCCTCGACGCCAACAGTGACGGTTCCCTGAGCTGCGACGAGTTCGACGTGTTCCAAAATCAGGTACCAACATTCCTTCCCCTTTCCATGGCTTCACTTGCGAAAACATAGCGGATTGAGGGGTCCTTGGTTTGATGTTTCTCTCATTCTCTGTACACAGGTCGAACTAATGAGGAGTCTAGAAGACAGAGACGACCAATACAAGGCGATGTTGAACGAGAAGCTTCACTTGGACGACATCGCCAGGATTAGCCCGGCCACGGCTGTAGAACCCCGGCAATAGCTCAAAGCCGGTATTGCCCTTTCCTCTTGTAGATACTAGAGATAGGTACTTGTACAATGCAGATGCTACTTGTGCATTTTGAGATGTTGCACTTAACCAAAGTGGTCAAGCATTTTAGGAAAAGACATTTTGCTGTTACCAAAGTCGTTGGATCTTGAACAGGTTCTGGCATTATTTGAACATCAGAAAGTATACAGGAAAACAAAAGACGGTCCTTGGTAAACAACATGAACATATACATGCCAAAAACTCATAAGAGCCCTCAAAAtcttgaaagaaagagaacccaAATATCATCGTAGGAGCCGCCGAATCTGTCTCTCAGAGCTCCTCTGCGTCGTGTCCTTTGCTGGCCAAATTGTCCTTGATCTCCTGAGACTTGTGCTTCGTGGCTTCGAGGGTCTCGCTGGCTTTGGCCTTAGCCGCTTCATAGCCTTCCTTGGCCTTCTCTTTGGCCCAGCTCAAGCGCTCGTCGGCCTCCTCTtgcttcctcttcgcctcctcCGATGCCCTCTTCGCCGCCTCTGCAGCCTTCTCCCTTGCTTGTTCCTCCGTTTCGGATGCCTTCTGCTTCGCTTGCTCTGTTGTCTCGGCCGCCTTCTGCTTGGCCTGCGCGGCCTTTTTGGCCGCCTTCTCCTTCGACTCTTCTGCCTTCTCTGCCGCCTTCTCCTTCGATTCTTCCGCCTTCTCCTTCAACTCTTCTGCCTTCTCTGCCGCCAATTTGGCAGCAGCCTCGGCCTTTTCCTTTGCTTCTTGGGTTGTGGCACTCGCCGTGTCCTTTATGTGCTCGGCCGTTTCCTTGGCCGCATTCTTGACTTGCTCAGCCTTCTTGGCAGTCGCGTCCTTCAGCTCACTCGACTTCTCAGCCGTGGCTCTTTTGGCTTCCTCGGCTTTCTCTGATGCTGTGTTCTT contains:
- the LOC115747731 gene encoding late embryogenesis abundant protein D-29 isoform X3, translating into MASRRPFWLFVMATAVALAVLGPRCSGSGVGHMSSTKEEGEDFKEFKVKTDRAGEKAADAGKEVKEASESWTEWAKEKLSEGLGFKHDETKESATKSASDKTADTAKTVKDKVRDVASGAGQYAAEKASTVKNTASEKAEEAKRATAEKSSELKDATAKKAEQVKNAAKETAEHIKDTASATTQEAKEKAEAAAKLAAEKAEELKEKAEESKEKAAEKAEESKEKAAETTEQAKQKASETEEQAREKAAEAAKRASEEAKRKQEEADERLSWAKEKAKEGYEAAKAKASETLEATKHKSQEIKDNLASKGHDAEEL
- the LOC115747731 gene encoding late embryogenesis abundant protein D-29 isoform X2 produces the protein MASRRPFWLFVMATAVALAVLGPRCSGSGVGHMSSTKEEGEDFKEFKVKTDRAGEKAADAGKEVKEASESWTEWAKEKLSEGLGFKHDETKESATKSASDKTADTAKTVKDKVRDVASAEKASTVKNTASEKAEEAKRATAEKSSELKDATAKKAEQVKNAAKETAEHIKDTASATTQEAKEKAEAAAKLAAEKAEELKEKAEESKEKAAEKAEESKEKAAKKAAQAKQKAAETTEQAKQKASETEEQAREKAAEAAKRASEEAKRKQEEADERLSWAKEKAKEGYEAAKAKASETLEATKHKSQEIKDNLASKGHDAEEL
- the LOC115747731 gene encoding late embryogenesis abundant protein D-29 isoform X1; this translates as MASRRPFWLFVMATAVALAVLGPRCSGSGVGHMSSTKEEGEDFKEFKVKTDRAGEKAADAGKEVKEASESWTEWAKEKLSEGLGFKHDETKESATKSASDKTADTAKTVKDKVRDVASGAGQYAAEKASTVKNTASEKAEEAKRATAEKSSELKDATAKKAEQVKNAAKETAEHIKDTASATTQEAKEKAEAAAKLAAEKAEELKEKAEESKEKAAEKAEESKEKAAKKAAQAKQKAAETTEQAKQKASETEEQAREKAAEAAKRASEEAKRKQEEADERLSWAKEKAKEGYEAAKAKASETLEATKHKSQEIKDNLASKGHDAEEL